One window of the Chitinophaga niabensis genome contains the following:
- a CDS encoding ABC transporter permease translates to METINSYFFSDMRVMLGRSMRHIFRSLDTIITVTIMPIAMMLLFVYVFGGAIQSGSDNYVNYVLPGILLIAVANSIGYVSYRLFLDKQRGIFERFNSMPIAHSAALWGHVLTSLVSNAISLVVIVLVALIMGFRSSAGVLSWLAVAGIITLFTLALTWIAAIAGLSAKSVDGAGVIAYPIHFLPIISSAFVPTASMPGPVRAFAENQPVTPIVEAIRALLLNQPVGNGIWVALAWCVGIMVVAYFFARRVYKMRA, encoded by the coding sequence ATGGAAACGATCAATAGCTATTTTTTCAGTGATATGCGTGTTATGCTTGGGCGTTCCATGCGGCACATTTTCCGCAGCCTGGATACCATCATTACGGTTACCATCATGCCTATTGCCATGATGTTGTTATTTGTCTATGTATTTGGCGGTGCCATTCAATCCGGCTCCGATAATTATGTGAATTATGTGTTGCCCGGCATCCTGTTGATTGCCGTTGCAAATAGCATAGGCTATGTGTCTTACCGCCTGTTTTTAGATAAACAACGGGGTATCTTCGAGCGTTTCAACTCCATGCCGATTGCGCATTCTGCCGCATTGTGGGGCCATGTGCTGACCTCGCTGGTATCCAATGCTATTTCGCTTGTTGTAATTGTTCTCGTAGCACTCATCATGGGCTTCCGTTCATCAGCAGGCGTATTATCATGGCTTGCCGTGGCCGGGATAATCACCTTGTTCACACTGGCCCTGACATGGATAGCCGCGATTGCCGGTTTGTCAGCCAAATCGGTGGATGGCGCAGGTGTGATCGCCTATCCGATCCACTTTCTGCCGATCATCAGCTCTGCGTTTGTACCAACGGCTTCCATGCCAGGACCTGTTCGTGCCTTTGCAGAAAATCAGCCGGTGACCCCGATAGTGGAAGCCATCCGCGCGTTACTATTAAACCAGCCGGTGGGTAATGGAATATGGGTTGCGTTGGCATGGTGTGTGGGAATTATGGTGGTAGCTTACTTTTTTGCAAGGAGAGTGTATAAAATGCGGGCATAG
- a CDS encoding serine hydrolase domain-containing protein codes for MKKILFFLILSNAALAQLPQKAKLDQYFDRLAEKNKAMGNISIAKDGKVLYTRSIGYGQVNVKPLTVENRFRIGSITKMFTTAMIFQLIEEGKLQLTDTLDKFFPQIPNAGKITMAQILGHRSGITNAKRTQTPQDNVNTLPITKDEMLTLITNGKPDFEPGTKHGYSNAGYLVLGLILEKVTGKPYAENLEKRITGRIGLKDTYMAIGNIDVNKKEALSYMYLSGWKQMPETHPSMLFSAGAIMSTPNDLNKFILALFEGKIISKESLGQMKTMSEGEGMGMEPFSFAGKTFYGHTGGVDNYGAWLAYLPEEKLAVAYTTNAKVTPVKDIVSGVIDIYYDKPFQIPSFEPIAVSAEVLDQYVGTYSIAGAPMKFTISRQGSILFIQPPSEQSPAPLEAIAQDKFQIQGAIVVEFDVAQKQMIIKRGGGQRVFTKDK; via the coding sequence ATGAAAAAGATCCTTTTCTTCCTGATATTAAGTAATGCTGCTTTAGCACAGCTACCTCAGAAAGCCAAACTCGACCAGTATTTTGACCGCCTGGCCGAAAAGAATAAAGCGATGGGAAACATCAGTATCGCCAAAGACGGCAAGGTGTTATATACCCGCAGCATCGGCTACGGCCAGGTCAATGTAAAACCCCTGACGGTGGAAAACCGGTTCCGCATAGGTTCGATCACAAAGATGTTCACCACTGCAATGATCTTTCAACTGATAGAAGAGGGGAAACTGCAGTTGACGGACACGCTTGATAAATTCTTCCCACAGATCCCGAACGCCGGAAAAATAACGATGGCACAGATCCTTGGGCACCGCAGCGGTATCACTAATGCAAAGCGTACGCAGACTCCCCAGGATAACGTGAATACTCTTCCGATAACGAAAGATGAAATGCTCACGTTGATCACTAATGGTAAACCTGATTTTGAACCGGGCACAAAACATGGCTACAGCAATGCCGGTTATCTTGTTTTAGGTCTTATCCTTGAAAAGGTAACCGGGAAACCCTATGCGGAAAACCTCGAAAAAAGGATCACCGGAAGGATAGGGCTGAAAGATACTTACATGGCCATTGGCAACATTGATGTGAACAAAAAAGAAGCACTTTCCTATATGTACTTAAGCGGATGGAAACAGATGCCTGAAACCCATCCAAGTATGCTCTTCAGCGCCGGTGCCATTATGTCAACACCGAATGACCTGAACAAATTCATCCTGGCACTGTTCGAAGGAAAGATAATATCAAAGGAAAGCCTCGGTCAGATGAAAACGATGAGTGAAGGAGAGGGCATGGGAATGGAACCATTCTCATTTGCAGGCAAAACTTTCTATGGCCATACCGGCGGAGTGGATAACTATGGCGCATGGCTGGCTTACCTGCCGGAGGAAAAACTGGCAGTGGCTTACACTACGAATGCGAAGGTTACTCCTGTAAAAGATATTGTCAGTGGTGTGATAGATATCTACTACGATAAGCCATTTCAGATACCATCTTTTGAACCTATCGCCGTTAGCGCAGAAGTTTTGGACCAATATGTAGGTACTTATTCAATCGCCGGCGCTCCTATGAAATTTACGATCAGCAGGCAAGGCTCCATACTTTTCATTCAACCACCCAGCGAACAATCTCCTGCTCCACTCGAAGCAATAGCACAGGATAAATTTCAGATCCAGGGAGCCATCGTTGTTGAATTTGATGTTGCGCAAAAACAGATGATCATTAAACGTGGCGGTGGTCAGAGAGTTTTCACAAAAGATAAATAA
- a CDS encoding 3-oxoacyl-ACP synthase III family protein, with product MSTSTVIIGTGSYIPDVIKNNSEFAINNFYTNTQEPIPNAAGEIIEKFEKITGIAARRYAGEDMNASEMACLAAKAAIADAGIDPETLDYIILAHNFGNVVKHTIQTDAVPSLASRVKHALGIHNPSCIPYDILFGCPGWVQGLIQAHIYFAAGVAKRCLVIGTETLSRVIDVYDRDSMIFSDGAGACVVEARENSKAGILGSSVQSYAVDELEYINMEKANYPGSDARIRYIKMQGRKVYEFALTHVPLAIKDCLDKAAVPLSEVSKIFIHQANEKMDEAIVKRLYSLYDQPVLPENIMPMNIRELGNSSVATVPTLFDMVKRGAFPQHQLSAGDVVVFASVGAGMNINAVCYRI from the coding sequence ATGAGCACATCCACCGTCATCATAGGAACAGGCAGTTACATACCCGATGTTATTAAAAATAACAGTGAGTTCGCCATTAATAACTTTTATACTAACACACAGGAGCCTATTCCAAATGCTGCCGGAGAGATCATTGAGAAATTTGAAAAGATCACCGGTATTGCCGCGCGGCGCTATGCAGGAGAAGACATGAACGCCTCCGAAATGGCCTGCCTGGCTGCCAAAGCTGCCATCGCAGATGCCGGCATAGACCCTGAAACGCTTGACTATATTATCCTGGCACATAATTTCGGGAACGTTGTCAAACATACGATACAGACAGACGCAGTTCCATCACTTGCTTCCCGCGTGAAACATGCCCTGGGTATCCATAATCCTTCCTGTATACCTTATGATATCCTGTTCGGATGCCCCGGCTGGGTGCAGGGCCTGATACAGGCGCATATTTATTTCGCAGCAGGTGTTGCCAAACGTTGCCTGGTGATAGGCACTGAAACCTTAAGCCGTGTTATTGATGTATACGACAGGGATAGTATGATCTTTAGTGATGGCGCAGGTGCCTGTGTTGTAGAAGCAAGAGAAAACAGCAAAGCCGGCATCCTGGGCAGCAGCGTTCAATCCTATGCTGTTGACGAACTGGAATACATCAATATGGAAAAGGCCAACTATCCCGGTTCAGATGCCCGTATACGGTATATTAAAATGCAGGGCAGGAAAGTATATGAGTTTGCACTCACGCATGTACCGCTGGCCATTAAGGATTGCCTTGATAAAGCCGCCGTGCCCTTGAGTGAGGTGAGTAAGATCTTCATTCACCAGGCCAATGAAAAAATGGACGAAGCAATTGTTAAGAGGCTTTATTCCCTCTATGATCAGCCGGTTCTCCCGGAAAATATCATGCCGATGAATATACGCGAACTGGGCAACAGTTCCGTTGCCACCGTACCAACACTGTTTGATATGGTAAAAAGAGGCGCTTTCCCTCAGCACCAGCTATCAGCGGGTGATGTGGTGGTTTTTGCCTCTGTGGGTGCGGGTATGAATATTAATGCTGTGTGTTACAGGATATAA
- a CDS encoding bifunctional 4-hydroxy-2-oxoglutarate aldolase/2-dehydro-3-deoxy-phosphogluconate aldolase, producing the protein MSTLSQILEHKIIAIIRGVQPQDVLPIAEAMYAGGIRLLEVTMNSIEPLAVIKEVSARMGDKMIIGAGTVLDAATAKEAAAAGARFILSPILEPEVIKTARELGVVSIPGAYTATEIYAAYKQGADMIKVFPATSAAYIKDISAPLPKMHLLPTGGITPENIKDFQKAGAAGFGIGSSLVNAKTAVTPEYLQQLTEKSRQFIRALQS; encoded by the coding sequence ATGTCCACACTATCACAAATACTTGAGCACAAGATCATTGCCATTATCCGCGGCGTACAACCCCAGGATGTGCTGCCCATCGCAGAAGCCATGTATGCAGGCGGTATCCGTTTATTGGAGGTAACCATGAACTCCATTGAGCCACTGGCGGTTATCAAAGAAGTCTCCGCCAGAATGGGGGATAAAATGATCATAGGCGCCGGCACAGTACTGGATGCCGCAACAGCTAAGGAGGCCGCAGCAGCCGGGGCACGTTTCATCCTTTCTCCGATCCTGGAGCCGGAAGTGATCAAAACGGCCAGGGAACTGGGGGTAGTGAGTATCCCGGGCGCCTACACGGCTACTGAAATTTATGCTGCCTACAAACAAGGGGCAGACATGATCAAGGTATTCCCCGCTACTTCCGCCGCTTACATCAAAGACATCTCAGCACCACTGCCGAAGATGCACCTGTTACCCACAGGCGGTATCACACCCGAGAATATCAAAGATTTCCAGAAAGCCGGAGCCGCCGGCTTTGGTATTGGCAGTTCACTGGTGAATGCCAAAACTGCGGTTACGCCGGAGTATCTGCAGCAGCTGACAGAAAAGTCGCGGCAGTTCATCCGCGCTCTTCAATCCTAA
- the dgoD gene encoding galactonate dehydratase, translating into MKIKSYELFQVPPRWLFLKIETDEGITGWGEPVIEGKAATVKTAVDELMEYLVGKDPMHIEDHWNVMYRAGFYRGGPILMSAIAGIDQALWDIKGKYYNAPIHQLLGGKAREKMKVYSWIGGDRPAEVGEAARKMKEQGFLAVKMNATEELQYVDSYEKIDAAIARIAAVREAGGPGMGIGIDFHGRVHKPMAKILAKELEPFRPMFIEEPVLPENNEDLREIAQHVAIPIATGERMFSKWQFKTLLKEGYADIIQPDVSHAGGITECKKIISMAEAFDVAAAPHCPLGPIALAACLQVDATCHNAFIQEQSLGIHYNKGSDLLDYLTDKTVFQYSDGYVDIPSKPGLGIEINEAHVRKMAEEGHNWRNPVWRHTDGSVAEW; encoded by the coding sequence ATGAAGATAAAAAGCTACGAACTGTTCCAGGTACCACCACGCTGGCTGTTCCTGAAAATAGAAACGGACGAAGGTATCACCGGCTGGGGAGAACCCGTGATCGAAGGAAAAGCGGCCACCGTTAAAACCGCGGTGGACGAACTGATGGAATACCTGGTAGGCAAGGATCCCATGCATATCGAAGACCACTGGAACGTAATGTACCGCGCGGGCTTCTACCGTGGTGGCCCTATCCTTATGAGTGCCATCGCGGGCATCGACCAGGCGTTGTGGGACATCAAAGGAAAATATTACAACGCACCCATTCACCAGTTACTCGGTGGCAAAGCGCGGGAAAAAATGAAAGTCTACTCCTGGATCGGGGGAGATCGCCCCGCAGAAGTAGGAGAGGCCGCCCGTAAAATGAAAGAACAGGGTTTCCTGGCTGTAAAGATGAATGCCACGGAAGAACTGCAGTATGTAGACAGTTACGAAAAAATAGATGCCGCCATTGCGCGCATCGCCGCCGTACGCGAAGCCGGTGGCCCCGGAATGGGCATTGGCATAGACTTTCACGGCCGGGTACACAAACCCATGGCCAAAATACTCGCCAAAGAACTGGAGCCTTTCCGGCCCATGTTCATTGAAGAACCTGTACTCCCTGAAAACAACGAAGACTTAAGAGAAATAGCACAGCACGTAGCCATCCCTATCGCCACCGGTGAACGCATGTTCTCCAAATGGCAGTTCAAAACATTGCTGAAAGAGGGATACGCAGATATCATTCAACCGGATGTTTCCCACGCGGGTGGTATCACCGAATGTAAAAAGATCATTTCCATGGCAGAGGCATTTGATGTAGCTGCAGCGCCGCATTGCCCGCTGGGTCCCATTGCACTGGCGGCCTGCCTGCAGGTGGATGCTACCTGTCACAATGCTTTTATACAGGAGCAAAGTCTCGGTATTCACTATAATAAAGGCAGCGATCTGCTTGACTACCTCACAGACAAAACGGTATTCCAATACAGTGATGGTTATGTGGATATTCCTTCCAAACCCGGTCTCGGTATAGAGATCAACGAAGCGCATGTAAGAAAAATGGCCGAAGAAGGCCACAACTGGCGCAACCCTGTGTGGCGTCATACGGACGGCAGTGTAGCGGAATGGTAA
- a CDS encoding MFS transporter, translated as MKPTKIRFQVLFLIFVNVVINYMDRSNLAVAASEIDKEFGFTPVQLGLIFSAFSWTYLLFQIPGGILVNRFSPRILYAFSLIAWSLTTVMQGFAKGFATLFGLRMATGVFEAPAFPINNRVVSNWFPDNERASAIAVYTSGQFLGLAFLMPVLSKIQLEVGWKGLFVVTGLIGIIWGIIWYIFYRDPLKHKAVNAAELEHIESGGGLLDKQQAAAEKKNAFRWSDLKAVLSYRKLWGIYIGQFAVNSTLWFFLTWFPKYLVDYRGLDFIKSGYWASIPYLAAFTGILCSGFLSDYLVKKGVSPAKARKRPIIIGLLVSAFILGANYVNEPAFIILFMSVSFFGVGFASITWIFVSTLAPKHLINLTGGVFNFIGQLAGIIVPVVIGFLASGGSFAPALVFVAVMGLMGACSYIFLVGNVERIKTGEE; from the coding sequence ATGAAACCTACAAAAATCCGCTTCCAGGTACTGTTCCTGATATTTGTGAACGTTGTGATCAACTACATGGACAGAAGTAACCTGGCCGTAGCCGCTTCTGAAATAGACAAGGAATTTGGATTCACACCGGTACAACTGGGCCTGATCTTCTCCGCCTTCAGCTGGACGTACCTGCTCTTTCAGATCCCCGGCGGTATCCTGGTGAACCGTTTCAGCCCGCGTATCCTGTATGCTTTTAGCCTCATTGCCTGGTCGCTGACAACGGTGATGCAGGGATTTGCAAAGGGTTTTGCCACGTTATTCGGTCTTCGTATGGCCACCGGCGTATTTGAAGCACCCGCATTTCCCATCAACAACCGCGTAGTGAGCAACTGGTTCCCGGATAATGAGCGGGCTTCTGCTATTGCGGTCTATACCTCCGGCCAGTTCCTGGGCCTGGCATTTTTGATGCCGGTGTTATCGAAGATCCAGCTGGAAGTAGGCTGGAAAGGACTGTTTGTGGTAACAGGTCTCATCGGTATTATCTGGGGTATTATATGGTATATCTTCTACCGCGATCCGCTCAAACACAAGGCGGTTAACGCAGCGGAGCTGGAACATATTGAAAGCGGCGGTGGTCTGCTGGACAAGCAGCAGGCAGCGGCCGAAAAGAAAAACGCCTTCCGCTGGTCGGACCTTAAAGCTGTGCTCTCTTACCGCAAGCTCTGGGGGATCTATATCGGCCAGTTTGCCGTGAACTCCACACTCTGGTTCTTCCTCACCTGGTTCCCGAAATACCTTGTGGATTATCGTGGCCTGGATTTCATTAAATCAGGTTATTGGGCCTCGATTCCTTATCTCGCAGCATTCACAGGTATTTTATGCTCCGGCTTTTTATCTGATTACCTGGTGAAGAAAGGGGTATCTCCGGCAAAAGCGCGCAAACGGCCTATTATCATAGGCTTGCTGGTATCTGCTTTTATATTGGGTGCCAACTACGTAAATGAACCTGCGTTCATCATCCTTTTTATGTCTGTTTCCTTTTTTGGAGTGGGTTTTGCTTCCATTACCTGGATCTTTGTATCAACGCTGGCGCCTAAACATCTTATCAATCTTACAGGCGGCGTGTTTAACTTCATTGGCCAGCTGGCCGGTATTATTGTGCCTGTCGTAATAGGCTTCCTGGCAAGCGGTGGCAGCTTTGCGCCGGCATTGGTATTTGTTGCGGTGATGGGACTAATGGGTGCATGCTCGTACATTTTCCTGGTGGGGAATGTGGAACGTATAAAAACAGGCGAAGAATGA
- a CDS encoding 2-dehydro-3-deoxygalactonokinase, which produces MKYFLSCDWGTSSFRLRLVEDLKIIAEERSGTGIAGTYQQWQQASLPREEFFAAIINRQIDVLAERTGISLEEIPVVLSGMASSSIGMVELPYKELPFSLSGSDLTVHRSGRFIIISGACSENDVMRGEETKVVGCAASLPDTALLLMPGTHNKHLVVKGGEVVRFKTYMTGEFFDLLSTHSILAASVNSDGMLDDPACRDCFKLGLQAGWAGNLLHAAFMVRTNQLLKKIPPAYNSFYLSGLLIGAELKEVPANMPVYLVAGASHIPLYTLACQILSIRVEAVVDADEALIRGQWGVISNVAD; this is translated from the coding sequence ATGAAATATTTTTTAAGCTGTGACTGGGGCACCAGTTCCTTCCGGCTGCGGCTGGTGGAAGATCTCAAAATAATTGCGGAAGAAAGATCGGGTACCGGTATTGCAGGTACATACCAGCAATGGCAGCAGGCATCTTTACCACGTGAGGAATTTTTTGCTGCGATCATTAACCGGCAGATTGATGTGTTGGCTGAAAGAACGGGTATTTCGCTGGAAGAAATTCCGGTGGTATTGTCCGGCATGGCATCTTCCAGCATAGGGATGGTAGAGCTTCCTTATAAGGAATTGCCCTTCAGCCTGAGTGGAAGTGATCTGACGGTACATAGGTCCGGCCGGTTTATTATCATCTCCGGTGCCTGCAGTGAGAATGATGTGATGCGGGGTGAAGAAACGAAAGTAGTGGGTTGTGCAGCCTCCTTGCCGGATACCGCATTGTTACTGATGCCGGGTACGCATAATAAACACCTGGTAGTGAAAGGAGGGGAGGTAGTTCGTTTTAAAACTTATATGACGGGAGAGTTCTTTGATCTTTTATCTACACATAGCATCCTGGCTGCATCGGTCAACAGCGATGGAATGTTGGATGATCCCGCCTGCCGTGACTGTTTTAAATTAGGGTTGCAAGCCGGGTGGGCAGGGAATTTGCTGCATGCTGCTTTTATGGTGCGGACTAACCAGTTGCTTAAAAAAATACCACCTGCTTATAACAGTTTTTATTTAAGCGGGTTACTTATAGGTGCAGAACTGAAAGAGGTGCCGGCTAATATGCCGGTATACCTGGTGGCGGGGGCATCGCATATTCCGCTTTATACTTTGGCTTGCCAGATCCTGAGCATTCGTGTGGAGGCGGTGGTAGATGCTGATGAGGCGTTGATCCGGGGACAGTGGGGGGTGATTTCCAACGTAGCGGACTAA